tctttttctaccatagatattgcccttatagacttttcgggtgggattatcatcatccatagggattaagtgacccgaccaccgtgacttattgagccggattttatccacaaccggatggtcatggtatcgctcatagatttcgtcgttatgtaggctacggaatcgtctatcctcatgtgggggaccaaaaattcttcggaggattcttctctcgaacgagacCAAGAGAACcctagtctccgaggaatgcataaggactggcaagatcattgtcttgtacattaagagctttgaccctatggtgagacgtttcaagcggaacagtttttgtaagctgaaataggctccgttggctgacaacaaccgtgcgcggatttcatcatcatagctgttatcggttgtgatgttcgaccctagataggagaaattatcgatatcgaatggtcttgagagtgatcctgctgcttttatctggcctcgcacattggtcagagtcaacctagtcagtcttattagtttcgtcgggataccgaattctctcatggccgtgtacagttttaccctggctatgctatcataggcggctttaaagtcgatgaatagatggtgcaactgttgtccatattccaacagtttttccctcgcttgctgcagagagaaaatctgatctgttgctgatttgcctggagtgaagcctttttgataTGAGCCAATGATCTTCTGagcggcttagcaagatagtggagaatatcttatagacggtactcagcaacgtgatacctctataattgatgcactgtgtgatatctccctttttatgtatgagacagataatgcctcgttgcaaatcgtcaggcattgattcactctcccatatcttgagcacaagttgatgaaccgcttgctgctgctgtaattccatcggctcctggcgacttatcattttttagccgatgaattgcacggactgtttcttctatacttggtgttgACAGtattgtccgtcgccttcagctggcgggatctccaactcgccgatgttctggttgttcagtagctcatcaaagtattcagcccatcgctccaatatgcccattccgtcggaaaccagatttccctctttgtctcggcaggatgagcatcgtagtGTAgaaggcttcaccctgctgacttgttggtaaaatttgcgcgcctggtgcggttgcttctagttcacagacttgttggttttcccagacttcctttttcgtctgtgaagtcgcttctccgctcaacggagttcgtgataagtctctgcgcgtgcccgcgttctttgagaatgcaacattactcggtatgcagcattcttctgttccgttactagcttacattcatcgtcaaaccagccgtcccgAGTTTTTTGGGGCTGggtccaagtatctttgtggttgtgaagatcatttgttgatgcttcatctccaggacctctgttgactgcggttattgcggcatccatttccctcttataggtgtcgcggaggggtgtgttgtggatggcatcaatattcactctcacctaattgtcagaggggattgtaggtggtgtcctaattcgagctcggagcaccatgtcaacgagatggtggtccgagtctatatttccccccccccctcatatgttgagacattcatcaaggctgagaggtggcggctttcaatcagcacgtggtcaatttggttgaaagtggtcccgtctggagaggcccacgtatgtttgtgaagcactttccgcgcaaaccagatacttccaacaaccatttcgtgcgatactgctaactgaataatccgcaatccgttatcattggtatccctatgtaagctatgggagccaacgtattgcctgaatacgggctccgtccctacttgactgttgaaatttccaagtatgattttgatatcattgattcattttttcgctgactaagaaacctactccgggcacatggtttactggatggccactataatatatggtgtagcggctcttctccaggaaaccggtccctgtccatcgcatctcttgcaacgctgctacattagctgctcagcagcattcagtctgtacagggagcgcaccttccatgagaaaatgcgcaaatctttaatccgttgtccgaggctcctttcgtggcttcgtaacatcatcGATTTCTCGTAATCCCCGAAGGATTGTTTACCTAGTATCGGcggcctgactctagctagagctgggcaaacaCAAAGAAAATGCCTGAGAGTGCCTTCCTCCTCTCCACAACTTCGGCAATATGAATTGTAGGGCATGCCGAGTTTGGTCATTGTGCCTGTCTACATCGCTGTGGAGGTATATGCGTTAAAAAGTCGCTACTGCGCCAGATGCCAACGGTGTGTGGGATTcggacccactaaaaccaccccattTTTTCATATCCCCTCGAGATCACTGTAAACTATTACTCCGCGGAGAGGGCTCCAGTCTACATCAAAATATTCAGATCGGGCGTCCAATGCACACTTCACGATCATTCCAGTTCTTACAGTTTCGccgtttcctttctttttttccgGCGGTTACTACGAATCAATTCACCTCAAACGATGACATCTCTCCAAACTTGCGGACCCGGGAGGTCAACCTTCTACTGTTTTCTATGAAGTTCGGGCAATGGAACAGAACATGTTCcgagtcctcgggtgtagcaatGAATTCAGGACAgtcgggagactcgtccaattcAAAGCGATGCACTTCCTGTAATCACCACGGAAAACGGTGATTAGTGCCTCGATTATTCGCTACAACCTACTAATCCATTCGGGTGATCAGTGTATGGAACAAACGACCTCTTTCGCAATCATTCCACTGTGACTATCATCTCCAGTAGAGCTCTTCCCTAGTGGCTTTTTGGGAGCCCCATACCTCAGTGGAATCGGCTTACTTTTCTGCTAGAAATAGTGCGCCTCATTCACCAAAAAGTCCAAAGGATTGTTGCTGCCATGACACACACTGCTTCATCTGTTGTAATCCTATAAGTACTGCACCTCGTCAGTATGATTAACAGGCACGTTACATCATCCTCCTTCAGTCCAAAATATTACCTTATTCTCCCAGACAGAAGCCGAAACATTGAGTAGCAATTTGCAGCAGGTAACTTACTCTAACATTCTCTGAATTTCCCCAATTGTCCAATAAGATAAGGTTTGCATGAGAAAAAGTTTGCCAGCTTTAGACAATAGCGTTTTTATAAGGCGGCAAAGATTTTGTATACCAACGCCATGACGCCAAAGGTTTCCCGATTATTTCCCAGCACTCTACAAACATCCAGCACTTTTTTCACCGTCACTGCAGATACTACCTCCACGTCTAAAAGTATGTAAAAGTAAATGAACACTGAGCGATGTTCAACAGTCGACCGAAATATGTGATCTATGGAGAGAGGTGACAGTCACATCTTACTCTCTAATCCGCTCGTTCGGCTTGGTGACACGCCGACTGAAGATCATACATTTCACTATTTCACCTGCAGTTGGGTCACCTATGCGGGATGAGTGGCATTCTGTGGCGGTACACTCCGTCGTctacttcttcagcctttgctccATTCGGAAGTGACCAGCTGCGCTATTCTCCTCGGTTATAGACCTAATCTAGATAGAGTCAAGCGGCTGTCAAATCATCATTTTGCGTaccaaaccaccgttgtttcgggcaGTCTTTTGGATGTTTCCCATAACTTCGATGTCCAGACTAATCTTAGCAAGAGACCATTGAGAATGcgtctctcgcaatttctctGGGCAACCCCATATCCATAGTGGAGGTCCccacttcggatgtgattatgGCGTGTTACCTCATTAGTCCAAAGCAAcactttcgtctccattaccacgagatatggttcattgtcttttatccCTGCAAACTATAATTCCAAACTAGAATCCTGCTGTAACTCTTTTTGTCAAGCTTACAGAATCTGAAATAATCTGTCTTGAAATTAAAGCTCATTCTGTAGATTTCATTATTTATATGCTTACTTTTCCTATTTCTCTTTATTTCGTTAAGGTCTTTTGGATCACTATTGCTATTGTTCATATGCTCCGTTTTTCTCGTGAACGACCTGTAAGTAGCCAAGGATAACTGCAGCGGGATAGCTGAGCGCACAACCGTCTCGAAGGATTTCCTAATAAGTTCCAATTGTCCAAGCAGAAAGCATTtcatacaataataataacggcAGTTCAATAATTGGCATATATTGCGTTTATAGGCAACCCAATAACCAGTTTAGCGTTGTCTGTTAATGTTGCTGCACCTTGATAAAATGAACTTTCACAATTATCGTGAGGAGGTCGGGACATGATTTGCAAACTTGTCTGACATTTGAATTTTGTTATTGCAGCCCTTTAGACATCTCTTCACAAAATGTTGTCCACCTCTGCAGAAAGTCGCTTAAAGCAGGCTCCTTTGTTTGAGCTTTCATTAAATTTCCTTACAGAAACTTTACTTCATGTCCTAGTGAGTACTACCTACTGCTCTCCGGACTGGACGTCTACCGTCGAAATACGCCAACCGAACGTCAGACAATTCATTGTTTCATCAGGAGTTGCGCGTGGGAAACTATGACGTCTAGACATTGATAAGTCGCTTCGCGGTGTCCTGGACCAGCCATGCCTCCATAAATATATGGCCGTCATTTGCGTCTATTGACCAACCTATTGTGCTCCTCATTCTTGAATGAGCAGACCCCGATGCGTGGTGATCACTGTTAGTATTGTATGAGGATAGTGATCACTGTTGTATTATAGTATTTCCTGAAGTTCCAGTAAATATGGCAAACTATGGAATCACTAACGAAAGTTAAATCGATAGACGAACCGAAACCTCGCCTCTGCTAGGTATTGCCCGAACCATCACCATCAACGACGCACCATCCGGTgctcagtctaggcctgccttaataaggacctaCAGACATTCTGGTTTTTGCGTCAACGTCCGTCAGTTCAATATTtccaaaaactgtctggcatcctgacctacccaatcgctccatttcagccaAGGTCAGCCTCATTATCATTTTCTATCatacatattgtccttataTGCTTTCCGGACtggtggtatcgctcacaaATTTTATCGTTATATaagctacggaatagtccataaacgaattctttggaggattcttctttggagcacggctaagagttcgcaatttttcttgtaagAGTCCAGGTCTCGGGGGAATGCATGAGAGTTggcgagctttgaccctatggtgagacgtttcgaccaaAACAgattttgtgagctgaaattggctatgttggcagccaacaaccgtgtgccgatttcattatcgtagccaTATACAACgatatcaaagttatagtcgcCTATCGTCATTTCTCTCATTAATGTAGAACTCAAGACCTCGTGTCGAATGCCGCCTTTTAGATCTGGATAAAAGTAGATCGTCAACATaagtcagcatcacggatcactttttccagggacaGGTAAAAAAGGATGTATGATAGGGCACTTTTTCCATCGCTGATCTGTTACTGTTTTGCCCGAATTGAAGCCTCTTTATTGTGGGCCTAATATGTTCTGGACTTATGGGGCCAGCCGGCCTAGCAagagagtggagaatatctgATAGACTGTAacatactcagcaacgtgataattGTCTtattgctacactgcgtgatatcctccCTTCTATATATGAGGTAGATAATGCCGATTACCAGACGccaggcactgattcgctgttccgcaccttaagcatcagttgatgaaccagttggtgtaattggtcacctccatatttaaccaattcggctctaaTTTTATCGGCACGTAGCAGATTATAATTTtcaagccggtgaattgcatgGAATATTTCTATCATGGTTGGTGGTTCctaaaaatactcaacccatcgttccaatatgcctataCGGTCGGAAAATAGatgtccctctttgtctcagtaggatgagcatcgaggtatatttGGCTCTGTCTTGCTGATCtgctggtgaaacctggtatgggtgctccctgtacttctcgactTGTTGGTTGTCCTAGGGGTAATTTTTCTGTAATTCCCATTTATAAGTACTTTGGAAATCTTTTGTTGTGAATGATTTTGGAATTCACCCTTACTTGATTGTGAAAGGGGTTTCTATGATAGGTGGTGTTATAATTCGAGTCGTGGCACCATGCTAACGTGATAGTGATcagaatctatattggccccattATATATTCTGACGTTCATCAAAGCGTAAAGCAGGTACTtgggagcacatggtttaccgcaTGGCCACTATTATATGTGGTGAAGtggtcttctccaggaaatcggtcctgcgcatctcttgtaatgctTTTATATAAGGCTTATATTGGGACAAAGTATCGGAGAACTGTTTGGCAGCTCCTTTTCAGTACAGGGAGGACACACTccttgagaaaatgtgcaaattgttTGTCCGTTTTTGTCGCCGGTTGTAGAATCCGTCCAGCCCGagactcctttcgtggctccgtagcttcggttttccgtgtagcgtTTTCAGCCCCACCTAACCCTCAACCTAGAGGGCCAGGTTGTATAATTTCTCCCGTTTTTAAGTGCGGGACATCCTCCTTCATTtgtcttcgtctgcagtttttctttaagaaagaactcccagcgatcatcaagtggatttggaagtagggtttggtagtagagctactgGTGGCTACATCgtacacgtttcgccctgggacctatgctactCTTTGACCTAAATATGTTTAGCCAATATGATGGCTAATTGCGTCACGCTTCTTAAATGCAATTCTCTTGGTATTTGTCAGTGAACCTTCCCATTCTGTTGCCCACCCATTACAATCACTGGCAATGATTTTTCGTTCTATTTGAGCCAATAACAGGCCGATTGCCTTAAAGCATAGGGAAATTTGCTCACCAAGACGATAGACGACCCATCCGGTATGAGCCTTCTCAACGTCTAAAAGCTTACGCGCTGCCTCCACTttttaaagttaacaatagatGTCCAGAACTCGTCTAGGCACGATATCCTCTATCCAGTGCAGACACCACCATCCAGTCTCGTCCCTTCAGCAGACACCGCTACACTCTCGTCAAATAAATTCTCTATTTGGCTTCACCTTTGTCCACTCTAGGGTTTTTCAGCTCCAACATACGATCTCCTTGTTTTTTCTTCTAGATGTTGCTAGTATTTTCGCCAGATTTTAAACgtccaacattttttccatataTTTTGACGAATTTTTCCAATTTGCCATTCATTTCAGATGACCGAAGGTGATGGAAACTTCACAATTTGTGGATATGCATACACAGACTACAGGTCCACATTCCTGACTGCAAGCCGATACTATTATTACACATCAATTGTTATAGTGAAGCCAGGTCAACCTCTTTACACCACCCTAGAACGTCTATTTTTCCCATTTGATTACATAGTTTGGTGGTGCCTTGGATCCATCTTTTTAGCTAGCTATGTGTTGAGTGGAGTCCTCAAAGTTTTTAACGAGAAATATTTAGACTTCTTGGTCGGCGTAGGAAACGATTCACCAATTCTTCAAATGTTCGCTACAGCAATTGGGGAAAATGCAACAATTTTACCTAAACGAAACTTTGGTCGTACCATTCTCAGCATTTGGTTGTTGGCAAACATCATAGTCAGAAGCTCGTACCAAGGACTACTCTTTGGATTTTTACAGAAAACCCAGTATAAGAAAATACCACTAACTCTTGATGGCTTATTAGACGAAGGTTACAAGATTTACGCACCACGGTCATTCATTTCCATATTTGAAGCTGTTGGAATCCCTCCTGAAAAGTAAgtatattttaattttgaactGAACTGAATCGAAATCTTTGATACAAAATGTCTTTCAATTCCTCTAATTACAGATGCGAGACAATTAAACTGCCAATTGAACCGTACTTCAGAAGGACGCAAGACCCGCAGTGCAAAAGGACTTTGATAACCACcaactttcaaatcatcatatACAACAGTGAGAATTGGTCCAGACCAGCACTGGATCTTCTACCGCAACGAGTATTCCAATTACCCATGGTTATCCTGTACAAGAAAAATTCCTACCTTAAGGCTCCTTTCGACAGGACACTGCAAAAACTTATTGGCAGCGGCTTAATTGACCACTGGGCTTCTTTGTACATGAACCGGACAGCAAGTaatgacgaattgatatctgatcCCAAGGCAATAACTGTCCAGGATTTCCTAGGAACTTTTATGCTTTGCGGGATACTCCTAGTGGTTGCattatttgtattaataatggaATTGGTTGCCTCGAACTGGGTCAGATTACAAAAGATTATCGATTTCCATACTTACTGAAACTTGCAAAATGAGCTGTTTAAGGATTAAAACGTGAAGGAATTCTCGGAAACATTGTTCTTTATCGATTTATTGAAGAAATCATTGGATAAACAGAACAATTACGTGTTAATTCGGCAATTATATGCACAaggatctttttatattctgtcAGTATATGCAAATTTTAACACATTAAAGCTTCAAGTGAATAAAAACTTTCCACACAGTTTTCAGATTATGATTCcttatttatttagttttcaGATTATGGTTCcttatttatttagttttcaGATTATGGTTCCTTATTATATTGCATTGCATTTATATTGCATTTTATCGTTTGTCAAATATCCCAGCTTTGCGCCATTGTCAATTCAATACCCTTAATAGCTGCCTAGTATCCCGGCCAACGCCGTTggtccatctcaagcaggataTGCCTTGTCTGCTCTTTTTGCCAAAAATCTTGCCCCTACCGATGAGGAGAACCACCTAACACAAAGTGTTGAAActcatttgatccacaaccaaaAGGTCGTCATGTACCACATTAAATTCTCCAACGTGCTTTCTTGCTGGGTGTCCAAGTTCCCGAGTactacataagaactggcaaaaCCTTTATTTCGAATCAAAACAGTTTTTAAAAGCTGAAGTAGGCCCTGTGACGGCCTACAAACAAGCGCaggtttcatcatcgtagctgttatcgttttGGCGAAGGAAAGCGGAGACAGGTAGAATACTTCATGGGGGGAAAGTCCTTCTTAAAAAAGATCGGGTGAATTCACGTTGAACTTATTTTAGGGCAAGATAGCCGCATTTGCGGGAAAGGACCCAAATGGCGAAATAATACTGAAGAATACTTCTAACGAGAAAGTTAAAGAGGATTAAGGCGTATTGGGCAGAGCCAAGAAACGAAGCGAAACATTCTGGAGGTATGGTTAGTGACGTACAGGTAATGTCTGTCGGAGCAAAGCTTATCGTCGGAGGTTAAGCGAGACCTTTGTAAAGGTCAGGTATGATTCGTGGTGAAAGCGAAAAATGTAGGAAACTATATTGAGTGAGGATTTAAGAGAGGGATACACCGTCGTATTTGCTGACACTTAATGGCAATTCGGTAACAATAAACCACTAACCCAGAATGTCTATGTTCCACTGTAGAGACGCGCAGTCTATTGGAGAAACTACAGAAACAAAGAGGTTAAGGTTATTGGCGTAAAGCTAGCGAGGGTAAGGAAGGGAAAAGAATGGATTTTGTGACATACCGAAGAAAGGAAAGAAGGTAGAGGTCAAGCCATATAACAAACAATAAGGGAATGTTTTGTTAGGCAGAAGTATTATATGATTAACGGGTGGAAAGGTCCTAGTGAAATCTGTCTAGATAACGAACACTTTCCTGCCAAGACTCAGATACGAAGTCGCTGAAATTTAGTAGGTTAGTAGCAGTGGACCGAGGTTTTACAAAGCCATGTTGCCCTCTGGTTATATAGTGGCCCAATTGAGCGATCAATTACTCGTTGACATATCTCTCAAGGATATCTAAACAAAAAGAGTGGCTAAAAATGTGATGGTAAAACTTTCGGCGATAGTATGGTTGCCACTTTCAGAGAAATAACACACAAGCTGTGAAAATGACAACCTTCAAGTGGTAGTTTatctcctgttcactcttttATGGAATATAATGAGCTTGTGTTTCAATTTCATTGTCGTTAATCCTGCGTAATTATAAACCTACAACACAGTTGCTTCATCGcccttgcaaaaaaaaatgatgcGAAGAGGGAAAGCCGCGTCGGATGGTGATTAATCGCTCAGCCATCACTTCATTTCGAAATTCCTGGGCAAACATCCGTTTGCTCTGAAGTCTGTACATCACATGATTTGCTGAGAATCACATCGGAAACTTggaactcggcgcttcaggtatgaaaggttttgtttgtttcttatgtaagtatatttgagtgcagaactatcccatttgtacgtagcgcgtactgtatatgtatatttagcttGTCAAACTACTCATTTTTGTGGGATACTGATATTAAGTATTTtcgtttgcagtaaatttatttttgagctactgtaactttatcagtaatggtatgattttgaccTTG
The DNA window shown above is from Hermetia illucens chromosome 5, iHerIll2.2.curated.20191125, whole genome shotgun sequence and carries:
- the LOC119658091 gene encoding uncharacterized protein LOC119658091 — translated: MLNNKKLPLILTIVLIKFKFHTCLEVKTSPSIKILSETLIKIIEEFYSTRTSSIDINFGYSDTVGRLSTRDILNKVLYKTHDVIASRIEHSPKANIDVPRKFNIFLIDSLESFDRLSDNINNKLYNLEGYFLIVVTKAVVDRFELSYHIFQRLFNLYIINANLIYASADQVDIYSFFPFTDQHCNKVMPVLYNSFRNGSFVRNIDIFPDKLTNFYDCRINVVTWPFGPHIYLRKLEDGTITPEGIDGFILQVLQADLNFSVNYILPQNADDRGTIFPNGTATGAHKLMTEGDGNFTICGYAYTDYRSTFLTASRYYYYTSIVIVKPGQPLYTTLERLFFPFDYIVWWCLGSIFLASYVLSGVLKVFNEKYLDFLVGVGNDSPILQMFATAIGENATILPKRNFGRTILSIWLLANIIVRSSYQGLLFGFLQKTQYKKIPLTLDGLLDEGYKIYAPRSFISIFEAVGIPPEKCETIKLPIEPYFRRTQDPQCKRTLITTNFQIIIYNSENWSRPALDLLPQRVFQLPMVILYKKNSYLKAPFDRTLQKLIGSGLIDHWASLYMNRTASNDELISDPKAITVQDFLGTFMLCGILLVVALFVLIMELVASNWVRLQKIIDFHTY